AAACTCGACGCCTTGGAGGGCTTTGGAATGGAAGAAGATGTCTTTTTCCGCCGCCGTCTTGATGAATCCGAAACCTTTGTCCGTCAACTTCTTGATCGTGCCTTCGGCCATGACTGCTTTTCCAAAATGAAAACATGAATAATGCAGTCCGTCAGACGATTGCCGAGGGGATGCTGCTGCGGGAGATTATAGCCGGTCGTTGTGCCGTCACGC
The Planctomycetia bacterium genome window above contains:
- a CDS encoding cold shock domain-containing protein encodes the protein MAEGTIKKLTDKGFGFIKTAAEKDIFFHSKALQGVEFDDLREGQKVTYTEGRGPKGPCAENVQVV